The Octopus sinensis linkage group LG18, ASM634580v1, whole genome shotgun sequence genome segment atctgcaatttccattgatcagttttgattctgatcctcacttgcctcaacaggtcttcacaagtagagttttgtgtcccaagaagggaaggtatgcatacgtaggctggctccatcccatgtagaaggccacaggttatatatatatatatatatatatatatacatgtggaggcgcaatggcccagtggttagggcagcggactcgcggtcataggatcgccgtttcaattcccagaccgggcgttgttagtgtttattgagcgaaaacacctaaaagctccacgagtctctggcagggatggtggtgatccctgctgtactctttcaccactctttcttctgttggcctgctcgcttagccagcggggtggtgtcattcgaaggctaaaacaatgcgaatgcattgtgaccagcgatgtgtaacaacatctgatggtctggtcggtcacgtgatatatatacataggatgatccaatacacttatatatgtatattgtactatatcatgaggatgatgatgatgatgatcatcttttaatgtccactttccatgctggcatgggttggacggtttgactgaggactggcaatccaggtggctgctccaggctccaatctgttctggcaatgtttctacagctagatgcccttccttacgccaatcactccgagagtgtagtgggtgctttttacacatcTCCAGCAcgggtctgtctgtctgccttttaGCATTTTTGTTCTATCCACACAACTACATAAATATGGAACCAGAAAGCTATGAGACCAACGAACCCGAAGCTTAAAAGAGCCAGAAAGCAAATGCTTGGAGTAATTTCTTCTGCCTCTTTTAtgttctaccgaggttgactttgcctttcatccttttaaggtcgataaaataaacaccatttgagcactgggattaATGTGATCAACTTCCGCCCTCCCCCacaattgatggccttgtgccggactttgaaactattatcattcttattcttattcttatttgcaGGTGACTGTGGTGTATGGTCCAGAGAAAGCATAGAGCTTCTTCTGAGGTCGTTAACACAATATTTTATGATGAAACCGTCTCATATCACAAGTGAGTCTGAATTATGGATGGAAATCTCAAACAAAATGAAACTCCTTGGTTTAAACACAACGTCTTTACAATGCCAACAGAAATGGCAAGAACTCAAACAAAAATACGTCCATTTGAAAATGTCGAAGAATTCTTCAGAGAGCAGCAATCAAGTTTGGCCTTTCCTTGGTGTCTTGAACATGATGTACTATGCTTTCCAAAATCCAAGGTTAGAGGGCTCATCTTCACTTCCGAGTCCCTTTGATTCAGTTTTTGCTATTGATGTTGATGGCGCCAACTCTTCAGTGGATCTGCTTTCATCTTGTGATTCCCATATTATCCCTGACAGTTTTTCTTCTCGAATACTTTTGGATAATTACCGTGATGTAAGTACTGTGGAGAACACTGAGAATCTTCTGCAAGATCATATAGATAACCAGGCTGATAGAATTTGGCAAAACAATGTGTGGAATTCGTCACTGAGATCAGAGGGAGAAGAAGACAACCAGGTGGTGGAgaaaaattttctgaaacaaataaGTTTGGAAGAGGAGGTGTGCAAACAGTATTGGGACAATTTGGAGAGCAGCTCCTTGTCCTTGCAGAATAGTTTCCGTCCCAGTCCTAATGGTAATGGTAATGGCAGTGTCATTGCTGTAATGCCGTCATTCAATGATGACATCCATAACAGTGTCGAAGTAATTACTGACTCAGAACTTCAAAGGGAGATAAAGAAAGAGGCTGACAACTCTTTTGAACAAACAACTATTCCAAGCATATCTGTGATGGAGAAAGCTAATGAACAAAGTTGGACATCGGAAGATGCCAATCTTGGAATTTTCAGCATTAAAATGGAACCTAGCAATAATGAGGCAAACTTATATATGGAAATTTCGACTCCTCAGGATTTGAATccagcatcatcaacatctgtttcatcatccacatcatcgtcatcatcatcatcatcaacatcatcatcttcaataccatcgtcgtcatcgtcatcatcatcatcatcatcattattgttgccaTCAGCAGTATCATCGATAACACCATTAGCTATAGCCCcgacttctactactactagtagtactacaacaacaaccactaccacaatatCAGGTTGTGATGCTAATGGTGCAAATTTACAGAACAGTGACAAAATTGTTTTAGGAGAATTACCTACAGAACCCGTCGGAACTAAAAATGATTGTGGTTTAGAGCTCTTTTGTCAACAGGCATCTGTGctttctgaaaatattaacaacatcTGTGATTCTGCAAGTGATAATGGCATTAACCATGATATTTCAAACATCACTAGATTACAAGATATCACTTCTGAGACCAACTCTTCAAAACCCCTTCAACACAATACAACTTTAAATAGTAATCAGTCAAGCTCTGAAATTCCTAATATGCCAATCACCAGTCACTCAGAGACTCTCTGCTTGGATCTGGGTGCTACTGGGTCTAACATTTTCTCTGGACAAAATTCCGAACTTTCTAAGGGGTTATTAGCTAATAAGACACTGAACTTGTTGGACTCGCCTTTGCCTTTAGCTGTGGGTGAGCTCAGAAGAGATAAAAATGAGAGCAATAATAGTGAAGCTGTACCACATTGGTTCCAGCTCTATGTTCAGCAATACCAACAAGAAGCTGAAATTCGagagaaacaactaaaagatttcCAAACTAAAATTCTAGAACTTTTCAAGGAAACAAATCAACAATTAGCCACTCTAATTGaagtacaaaaaaatgaaaagatgaggcaggaaaagaaagatgaagaatTTAGATCTAATCTGCTTGCTATTTTGCAAGAGAATCTAAAGAAATGAAGCATTAAAATATGtctgattgttgttattattgttattaatgttgtttttatttttttcttgttattgcaaATATAGTTATTATTTTGAAGGTAATACATTGGCAGATTTGGTAGAAGAAAGGACCTTGTGATGTCCCCTATGTTCTGtactgacttttcctttcatcttttcagggtcatcatcatcgtttaacgtccgttttccatgctagcatgggttggacggttcaactggggtctgtgaagacagaaggctgcaccaggctccagtctgatctggcagtgtttctactgctggatgcccttcctaacgccaaccactccatgagtgtagtgggtgctttttacgtgccacctgcacaggtgccagacgaggctggcaaacggccacgatcagatggtgctttttatgtgccaccggcatgggggtcaGACGAGgcaggcaacggccacaatcggatggtgctttttacgtgccagtgctGGGTGAATATTATAATTGGTGATACCTCCACCTTCTGAAAGTGCCTGTCCCTAatttaaaaatcataaaatgtGTAAGAATATGTTTGGCAGAATTGATAAAACACCCTAGAAAATGTGTGACAGTATTTTGCTTTCTGTCAGAATTGACTTCACTATACAGGGTCCTATTAATCAACCTTGTATtttattcctaccgctctatgtcacgctggtgagacccatattggagtacgggattcaagcctcttctccttatctcctcaaagacatacagcatctcgaaagagtccagaagctggctacccgcatggttcttggtctcaagaatttgtcttatgaagaaaggctgaagacgctcgacctttattctctagaaaaacgccgccgccgtggtgatctcattcttgctcacaacatcataagcggaaagtgtaacctctcgaaagagctgttcttcactcctgctccagagcgtcggctgcagggtcactccgaaaagctctatctgcgacgatttcatctcaatcgaaggagaggggctttctccgtccgggttttggatccgtggaataagctgccggacgagatagtgaagatgccgatgaccgctcagttcaaagtctcccttgaccagaaatggcctgatctctttgcatgaacaccaccctgtacataactccatgtccccctacatggcttgctttttgctttttgagccaaaaaattaacttaacttattcCAAACAAGCTGCAATAGCCATCTGTTGTTGATTTTCTCTTCACGGTGCACATCTGGGTTTTATTATGAAAACATTAATGacatgccgggtcatagtgctagtgcatgcatatacagctgcgtgcgtgcgtgcgcacatacatgcgagtactgtccaaatcgccgaccaatcacatacagctagctggcattcaattagcgtatcaagtttcaggcattttgattgggt includes the following:
- the LOC115221371 gene encoding serine-rich adhesin for platelets-like yields the protein MHQATPSEMQRSNISNKTNMDDSYQQMFHTFRKSRVNRSTIWRRQLKERDPEKYRRYLDQQRVRSQIARNRLKSAISIVKNSPKSITNKYDRQKRLSSDKLRAYQWKIAHNSVDARILAKLATNVSSISEKVDEEPKIVLDKLADQLKVFKYSHILPSGLHMREAKTLLRVTSKYYWSSLTEDIKKWVSECEVCQKLRQYQNDIVQLPNENPSWKETNSMQTTSDCGVWSRESIELLLRSLTQYFMMKPSHITSESELWMEISNKMKLLGLNTTSLQCQQKWQELKQKYVHLKMSKNSSESSNQVWPFLGVLNMMYYAFQNPRLEGSSSLPSPFDSVFAIDVDGANSSVDLLSSCDSHIIPDSFSSRILLDNYRDVSTVENTENLLQDHIDNQADRIWQNNVWNSSLRSEGEEDNQVVEKNFLKQISLEEEVCKQYWDNLESSSLSLQNSFRPSPNGNGNGSVIAVMPSFNDDIHNSVEVITDSELQREIKKEADNSFEQTTIPSISVMEKANEQSWTSEDANLGIFSIKMEPSNNEANLYMEISTPQDLNPASSTSVSSSTSSSSSSSSTSSSSIPSSSSSSSSSSSLLLPSAVSSITPLAIAPTSTTTSSTTTTTTTTISGCDANGANLQNSDKIVLGELPTEPVGTKNDCGLELFCQQASVLSENINNICDSASDNGINHDISNITRLQDITSETNSSKPLQHNTTLNSNQSSSEIPNMPITSHSETLCLDLGATGSNIFSGQNSELSKGLLANKTLNLLDSPLPLAVGELRRDKNESNNSEAVPHWFQLYVQQYQQEAEIREKQLKDFQTKILELFKETNQQLATLIEVQKNEKMRQEKKDEEFRSNLLAILQENLKK